A region from the Blautia faecicola genome encodes:
- a CDS encoding site-specific integrase, with protein sequence MYNIHNVKNISLSLQLKNLCNDTPWYIKGFASSLDSYAPSTRYSYVLTITTFLDFVHSSVPAYESFDRKHMPVSVFRSVSLELFDSYLQSLHVKDTEKKEVSSLYLNRIIASFKAFYLYLETQRISYTCTISETKRRPVVRIPRHPISEKDILRLIDGVKRNDTYLLQDGSSCSCELIPIPDEALLRRERTISRNVSILSLLSYDSLSVIEIAGLDIDSINWADHTLSVMTPSGDVVQKPCSDTTLDALRTYLHAPDVPADLFNGFSSVQKEEILDFCKKIMTNVKAADLAQKKFQREDPSFADAILTCCHYLRNSGRRSFAPHPYDRALFLSTRSKRISVRMIEHMVKVMLKTYLPELCASMPISVKDLSLRHLTQDPL encoded by the coding sequence ATGTACAATATACATAATGTAAAAAATATCTCACTGAGCCTGCAGCTGAAAAACCTTTGTAACGATACGCCCTGGTATATCAAAGGCTTCGCTTCGTCCCTGGACTCTTATGCTCCGTCCACACGCTATTCCTATGTCCTGACGATTACTACTTTCCTTGATTTCGTACACTCTTCCGTCCCTGCATATGAATCCTTTGACAGGAAACATATGCCTGTTTCTGTTTTTCGCTCTGTCTCACTGGAGCTGTTTGATTCCTATCTGCAGTCGCTCCATGTTAAGGACACTGAGAAAAAAGAGGTTTCTTCCCTCTACTTAAACCGGATCATTGCTTCTTTCAAAGCATTCTATCTTTATCTGGAAACACAGAGGATATCTTACACCTGCACGATTTCGGAGACAAAAAGAAGACCGGTTGTCAGAATTCCACGACATCCGATCTCTGAAAAGGATATTCTACGTCTGATCGATGGTGTGAAAAGAAATGATACATATCTGTTGCAGGACGGCAGCAGTTGTTCCTGTGAACTCATCCCCATACCTGATGAAGCACTCCTTCGCCGTGAAAGGACAATCTCACGAAATGTATCCATCCTCTCCCTTCTTTCTTATGATAGTCTGTCCGTGATCGAGATCGCCGGTCTGGATATCGATTCTATCAACTGGGCCGATCACACCTTATCTGTAATGACACCCTCGGGTGATGTGGTACAGAAGCCCTGCTCTGACACAACACTGGATGCTCTCCGCACATATCTTCATGCGCCGGATGTCCCTGCAGATTTGTTTAATGGATTTTCTTCTGTTCAAAAAGAGGAAATCCTTGATTTCTGTAAAAAAATCATGACAAACGTAAAAGCTGCTGACCTTGCACAAAAAAAATTCCAGCGTGAAGATCCTTCTTTTGCAGATGCCATCCTTACCTGTTGCCATTACCTAAGGAACAGTGGCCGCCGGTCCTTTGCACCGCATCCTTATGACCGTGCGCTCTTTTTATCCACCCGTTCCAAACGTATCTCAGTACGTATGATCGAACATATGGTGAAGGTTATGTTAAAAACATATCTTCCAGAACTTTGCGCTTCCATGCCAATCAGTGTCAAGGATCTTTCTTTACGACACCTCACACAGGATCCACTGTAG